From the Fulvia fulva chromosome 2, complete sequence genome, one window contains:
- a CDS encoding Transcriptional activator protein acu-15: MDGNGQPPPGAPPSAHRNSGPYAASISSHGSAPGHAHGAGPYAAPDQHPLANMPASPAVMQAHMNGMGQPFPYPNVPSSAGPAGLMADQYMNDSPGISPTHASAAALSAQQKRAYRQRRKDPSCDACRERKVKCDATDMSSCSECSSRGVKCQFTKETNRRMSSIKQVQDLEKQLSMAKQQINQLRGMLQDGGASDVNANPPNVPALQLPETTAKERRPAPPALEAFDEVRKNIRTYSKGIFKPPPPYRQFGPQPTFSNAAHALPPKHVADRLIAHYRGSVHVYAPHLHWPTFVQEYEELYRTGSFQQCRHIWVALFYAVLACGTLMEPVSKDTSEESEGAQYLNKAVSSVNTWSDELTVDHVRVSLLCSIYFMEMNLRSPGWVWLGAAVRISQDIGLHTDNGPYPPLETEMRRRVWWSVYNWDRIISLEIGRPLLIDDDDCDVSEPVPVDDDCIRPTGIVMPPPGQTIPSGLLAVIPVVRTTAQVKKCFKSPTVAASTLAMCDEHFKSIMASWPDPYPIQSQAPLDPRLLTAGCSLQTQRFFLYRHNLSPACRQSERRDALDRCVSVAQDTAHYVQRTLQHPSTSPGQGYLSPGHMANWAGRVRTMCPAFFCTHLWRCELVLCLRGEFAAALTLSHVSAAIGDLRKNNVGCGRFLAFFLDKLIGRLRAGASFQNLELDEEMLAYASGDMQGCADDAWAWTGSETGSKLHQPQAIVNGTGGGEKPALQAEQLSTSTLSDREVQEWGGWEHIQRTLDQLLQDPQGQGQGQPPRLQSQQPPNQQAPGTYPPPPPPPQPSSLGPPPLPQPGSQSPNPNANSNGSSSNGNTNGAAGRISIQDIM, from the exons ATGGACGGTAATGGGCAGCCTCCGCCGGGGGCGCCCCCTTCAGCTCATCGGAACTCGGGTCCTTACGCGGCATCAATATCCTCACATGGCTCTGCGCCAGGCCACGCGCACGGCGCCGGTCCCTATGCTGCTCCCGATCAACATCCATTGGCGAACATGCCTGCCTCTCCAGCAGTCATGCAGGCGCACATGAATGGCATGGGACAGCCGTTTCCGTATCCAAATGTGCCCTCGAGTGCAGGACCAGCTGGACTCATGGCAGATCAGTACATGAACGACTCACCAGGAATCTCACCGACGCATGCTTCAGCAGCTGCGCTATCCGCCCAGCAAAAGCGAGCCTACCGGCAGCGGAGGAAGGATCCCAGTTGCGATGCTTGCAGAGAGCGCAAAGTCAAGTGCGATGCTACTGATATGTCGAGCTGCTCCGAGTGCTCGAGTCGTGGCGTCAAATGCCAGTTCACCAAGGAGACCAACCGAAGAATGTCGTCTATCAAGCAAGTGCAGGACTTGGAGAAGCAGCTGTCAATGGCGAAGCAGCAGATCAACCAGCTACGAGGCATGCTTCAAGACGGCGGAGCTTCGGATGTCAATGCCAACCCACCCAATGTGCCAGCATTACAATTGCCTGAGACTACCGCAAAAGAGCGCCGTCCAGCTCCACCTGCCCTGGAAGCATTCGACGAAGTGAGGAAGAACATTCGTACGTACAGCAAGGGCATCTTCAAACCACCGCCGCCTTACAGACAGTTTGGTCCACAGCCCACATTCTCCAACGCGGCGCATGCGCTGCCTCCCAAGCACGTCGCAGATCGCTTGATTGCACATTATCGTGGCTCTGTGCATGTCTATGCGCCTCACCTTCACTGGCCGACATTCGTGCAGGAGTATGAAGAGCTCTATCGCACAGGAAGTTTTCAGCAATGTCGGCACATATGGGTCGCCTTGTTCTACGCGGTGCTAGCATGCGGGACCCTGATGGAACCAGTATCCAAAGATACCAGTGAGGAATCAGAGGGTGCTCAATACCTCAACAAAGCAGTATCAAGCGTCAATACCTGGAGCGACGAACTTACTGTGGATCATGTTCGAGTGAGCCTGCTCTGCAGCATCTACTTTATGGAAATGAACCTGAGATCGCCGGGATGGGTATGGCTCGGAGCAGCAGTGAGGATCTCGCAAGATATAGGACTGCATACGGACAACGGGCCATATCCACCACTGGAGACGGAAATGCGCAGGCGAGTCTGGTGGAGCGTTTACAACTGGGACAG GATCATCTCCCTCGAAATCGGCCGACCTCTTTTGATCGACGACGACGACTGCGACGTCAGCGAGCCTGTGCCTGTGGACGATGATTGTATAAGGCCGACCGGCATCGTCATGCCTCCTCCGGGCCAGACCATTCCCAGCGGCCTGCTCGCCGTTATTCCAGTTGTTCGTACAACTGCACAAGTCAAAAAGTGCTTCAAGTCTCCGACTGTTGCTGCCTCCACTCTGGCTATGTGCGACGAACATTTCAAATCCATAATGGCATCTTGGCCGGATCCATATCCCATACAATCTCAAGCGCCTCTTGACCCACGTCTTCTCACCGCAGGCTGCAGTCTCCAGACACAACGCTTCTTTCTGTACAGGCACAATCTGTCTCCCGCCTGTAGACAAAGCGAGAGGCGAGATGCGCTGGACAGGTGTGTGTCAGTGGCTCAGGATACAGCGCATTACGTTCAGAGGACTCTGCAACATCCATCCACATCGCCGGGTCAAGGATATCTATCTCCAGGACATATGGCCAACTGGGCTGGTCGCGTGCGCACTATGTGTCCTGCGTTCTTCTGCACGCATCTTTGGCGATGCGAACTGGTCCTGTGTTTGCGAGGTGAGTTTGCCGCCGCATTGACACTCAGTCACGTCTCGGCGGCGATTGGGGATCTGCGAAAGAACAATGTCGGCTGCGGCCGTTTCCTGGCTTTCTTTCTCGACAAACTCATCGGACGGCTACGGGCAGGAGCCAGCTTTCAAAACCTGGAGTTAGATGAAGAGATGCTCGCATATGCCAGCGGAGACATGCAAGGATGCGCCGATGACGCATGGGCTTGGACCGGCAGCGAGACTGGTTCAAAGCTTCATCAGCCACAAGCTATAGTCAACGGCACAGGTGGTGGTGAGAAACCTGCTCTGCAGGCCGAGCAACTATCGACTAGCACTTTGTCGGACCGAGAAGTGCAGGAATGGGGTGGGTGGGAGCACATCCAGCGGACACTGGACCAACTGCTTCAGGACCCGCAAGGCCAAGGACAAGGACAGCCTCCTAGGCTACAATCGCAGCAGCCTCCCAATCAACAAGCACCAGGCACCTATCCGCCACCCCCTCCGCCTCCTCAGCCATCGAGCCTCGGTCCACCACCATTGCCTCAGCCAGGCTCTCAGTCGCCGAACCCGAATGCCAACAGCAACGGGAGCAGTAGCAATGGAAATACCAATGGTGCCGCTGGTAGAATCAGCATCCAAGACATAATGTGA
- a CDS encoding Anaphase-promoting complex subunit 4, whose translation MDIQARYQGPALPQISNKRSHSAIRFPFTAYSDAHDLLAVVTTSWDVSVFRIASGQLAFTVRQKSKTTEVTALAWRPDSSCLGVGWTDGTYGIYDGGHGKQIALGSLKAEGEEELWKLDLALNLEEKKPDVEVEHGKVACFGWMGHDLSQNAPNRPQTGLKTTEDWHDGVEDVDSAIGGMQNHGQALPDLPRAITTLDVTKVLPRLSTIPSHFTMQQKQVAAVNKFSTQQATDNMFSQGEGAYAHEAVQSLVVCQDSGESTVLLDETVRIGTCNVQGRPIIHAAHSESPSHAVLCQHDGHSHSLSLIDLPLPTLGGPVLHVITSNTKRMQTLLEYIVQIARCMDHDWKTNIIVQNRFFGSLEALLENTDEPSAVANLYHLAMTGAYNPQLLEWISDVIKDQNQKRWDQVMSALYTNIQAHIFTNLLPALDRITIAVTTLRGLATLHEGSSKFDCEPELFSKILAPIDSLRLVAQHMQSTIQTEYRQFKAFLRWLKMQVEISVAEPLSASALEAEDREVPNLDFSLILPFIQNSLKESKLKTHIEQRPGVEGECSRDEFFASPIIRDVDYEKAKVVLKKLEALQPGEQLLWKEVEDPAALLNIPALICALSGHIRVALKKITEWQSRMLQKPIEIPLDLDSSGSAVVSDMKLRPIAAAASSSPSPSKEEGSITTILLTHKDHIETLSITSSTYAFSKRLSTQPPETQSHHYALPSDAEILDAKWVPRHNVFITLLRADDGQGRILLHPQTPGGISQDAQLLHLFPTNVPFRPMKMVVGGRRNRLAVVVFGNRGRDWKVLDLEAGLRISRIAGEISARRREEGGAGDGEGHDGMEIDA comes from the coding sequence ATGGACATCCAAGCACGATACCAAGGGCCTGCACTACCACAAATTTCCAACAAACGTTCGCACTCCGCAATCAGATTCCCGTTCACAGCATACTCAGATGCCCACGATTTACTAGCAGTCGTCACGACTTCCTGGGATGTCAGCGTCTTCCGCATAGCAAGTGGCCAACTTGCCTTCACTGTTCGACAAAAGAGCAAGACTACGGAAGTCACTGCCTTGGCCTGGAGACCCGATAGCAGCTGTCTTGGCGTCGGCTGGACCGATGGCACCTACGGCATTTATGATGGCGGGCATGGGAAGCAGATTGCTCTTGGATCCCTGAAGGCCGAAGGAGAGGAAGAGTTATGGAAGCTGGACTTAGCGCTGAACTTGGAGGAGAAGAAGCCCGACGTGGAAGTTGAGCATGGGAAGGTGGCGTGTTTTGGGTGGATGGGCCATGATCTGAGCCAGAATGCACCCAACCGACCGCAGACTGGACTGAAGACTACTGAGGACTGGCATGATGGGGTTGAGGATGTTGATAGTGCCATTGGCGGCATGCAGAATCACGGCCAAGCATTGCCCGATCTTCCAAGGGCGATCACGACACTGGATGTTACGAAAGTGCTGCCGAGGCTGAGCACGATACCTTCGCACTTTACGATGCAGCAGAAGCAGGTTGCGGCGGTGAACAAGTTCAGCACCCAGCAGGCTACCGACAATATGTTCTCCCAGGGCGAGGGAGCGTATGCACACGAAGCTGTGCAGAGCTTGGTCGTTTGTCAAGACAGTGGCGAGTCGACTGTGCTTTTGGACGAGACTGTCAGAATTGGGACCTGCAATGTGCAAGGCCGCCCGATTATACATGCTGCGCATTCAGAAAGCCCAAGTCACGCAGTTCTATGCCAGCACGACGGTCACAGCCACAGTCTCAGTCTGATTGATCTTCCTCTACCGACACTTGGCGGGCCTGTACTTCACGTCATCACCTCCAATACCAAACGGATGCAGACCTTGTTGGAGTACATAGTGCAGATAGCACGGTGTATGGACCACGACTGGAAGACGAACATCATTGTCCAAAATCGATTCTTCGGGAGTCTAGAAGCCTTGCTCGAGAACACAGACGAGCCGAGCGCGGTCGCGAATTTGTATCATTTAGCCATGACTGGAGCATATAATCCGCAGCTCCTTGAGTGGATATCCGACGTGATCAAAGACCAGAACCAGAAACGATGGGACCAGGTCATGTCTGCTCTCTACACCAATATCCAAGCGCATATCTTCACCAACTTACTGCCTGCACTTGATCGAATCACAATCGCAGTAACGACACTAAGAGGTCTCGCTACGCTTCACGAAGGCTCGAGCAAATTCGACTGCGAGCCTGAGCTCTTCAGCAAGATTCTCGCACCCATCGACAGCCTCAGGCTCGTAGCTCAGCATATGCAGTCGACAATCCAGACTGAGTACCGGCAGTTCAAAGCCTTTCTGCGATGGCTCAAGATGCAAGTCGAGATTTCTGTTGCGGAACCACTATCTGCCAGTGCTCTCGAAGCTGAAGATCGAGAAGTGCCGAACCTGGACTTCTCGCTGATCTTACCGTTTATTCAGAACTCTCTGAAAGAGAGCAAGTTGAAGACACATATTGAGCAAAGACCTGGCGTGGAAGGTGAGTGTAGTCGGGATGAGTTCTTCGCGAGTCCGATCATCCGCGATGTGGACTACGAGAAAGCAAAAGTCGTACTCAAAAAGCTCGAAGCTCTGCAACCTGGTGAGCAGTTACTCTGGAAGGAGGTTGAGGATCCAGCCGCGCTACTCAACATCCCTGCCCTGATCTGCGCGCTATCTGGACACATCCGCGTGGCGTTGAAGAAGATCACAGAGTGGCAGAGTAGAATGCTGCAGAAGCCCATCGAAATCCCGCTAGATCTGGACAGTAGTGGCAGTGCTGTGGTCTCTGATATGAAGCTCCGTCCAAtagcagcagcagcatcCTCATCACCATCACCATCAAAAGAGGAAGGCAGCATCACAACCATCCTCCTAACCCACAAAGACCACATCGAAACCCTCTCCATCACCTCCTCAACCTACGCCTTCTCGAAACGCCTCTCCACCCAACCACCCGAAACTCAATCTCACCACTACGCCCTCCCCAGCGACGCCGAGATCCTGGACGCGAAATGGGTCCCACGCCACAACGTCTTCATCACTCTCCTCCGAGCCGACGATGGACAAGGTAGAATCTTGCTCCATCCACAGACTCCAGGAGGGATTAGCCAAGACGCGCAGCTTCTTCATCTTTTCCCTACGAATGTGCCGTTCAGACCGATGAAGATGGTGGTTGGCGGGCGAAGGAATAGATTGGCAGTTGTGGTGTTTGGGAATAGGGGAAGGGATTGGAAGGTGCTGGATTTGGAGGCGGGGTTGAGGATCTCGAGGATTGCAGGAGAAATATCGGCGAGGAGGCGGGAGGAGGGTGGTGCTGGTGACGGTGAGGGTCATGATGGTATGGAGATCGATGCGTGA
- a CDS encoding Dual specificity protein kinase lkh1 has protein sequence MSTPQTLTQTLPPHQHLDHRQRASGYLPSPQDRYLPPPRPSSNLSNGYHHNIPTRPSSNLSSRQLPPPPRPASGMSNGAYSHAHSQSRAAEYGYSNGITQQLPHEDLRRTESRSAQQLQQRQLPPPPPQHHQSASTSRAPAAVDMPATYHNHAQQSDSAERGRKRNNKSPVDWVAFFGGKPPAEIIEIHDDDSPAPPATIQRPQQQPTTNGSSSSGHVDKKRRVHGGSGEVAAYSNSNTPYTYSNGASTESLQATTAPTSLASQASTGSKYDTTQTGQKRKRTTRGSDAALKKQESERSGPKGYLAEYGEYVPPPRQAKKQKDVQVPAIHDRHKPTNKIDDEDGHYIVQENSRLGERYSLISLLGQGTFGKVVRAVDIKTRKEVAVKIIRAVPKYRDASRIELRVLQTLRAADEHNRNRCIQLRDCFDWRGHICIVTPLLGLSVFDFLKSGGFVPFPGSHIQAFARQLLGSIAFLHDLNLIHTDLKPENILLLNHTYQTFTYNRNIPSSSTLTSRSAKFRRVLLSPQINLIDFGSATFDDEYHSSVVSTRHYRAPEIILGIGWSHPIDLWSLGCILVECWTGDALFQTHDCCEHLGMMEAVTGKSIDRHLIREVSKVSKRNDRNSAARFFKNGQLNYPLPDTPRQSRKFVRGMKRLEDIIPQTTPFNKLFLDLLRKIFVYDPKKRITAREALNHDWFKELVEDDGTEATRIRIERERLADANERGRGSR, from the exons ATGTCAACGCCACAGACGCTCACGCAGACGCTGCCGCCGCACCAACATCTCGACCACCGCCAGCGGGCGTCTGGCTATCTGCCCTCGCCGCAAGACCGCTACCTCCCGCCTCCCAGGCCATCGAGCAACCTGAGCAACGGCTATCACCACAATATCCCGACCCGGCCCTCGAGCAACTTGTCGAGTCGCCAGCTTCCTCCTCCGCCGAGGCCTGCCAGTGGCATGAGCAACGGTGCATACTCGCACGCCCACAGCCAGTCACGAGCAGCTGAATACGGCTACTCCAACGGCATCACCCAGCAGCTCCCGCATGAAGATCTAAGACGCACGGAAAGCAGATCCGCTCAACAGTTACAGCAGAGACAACTTCCTCCTCCGCCACCCCAGCACCACCAGTCGGCAAGCACATCACGTGCGCCAGCTGCTGTTGACATGCCGGCAACCTACCACAACCATGCTCAACAATCCGACAGCGCAGAGCGAGGGAGGAAGCGCAACAACAAGTCTCCTGTCGATTGGGTCGCATTCTTTGGTGGGAAGCCTCCAGCTGAGATCATCGAGATTCACGATGATGATAGTCCGGCACCTCCAGCGACGATTCAGCGACCTCAGCAGCAACCCACCACCAATGGCTCGAGTAGCTCAGGGCATGTCGATAAGAAGCGACGTGTGCACGGAGGCAGCGGTGAGGTAGCGGCGTACAGCAACAGCAACACGCCATACACATACTCGAATGGTGCCTCGACGGAAAGCTTACAAGCCACGACCGCACCCACATCCCTAGCATCACAAGCGAGCACGGGTAGCAAATACGACACGACACAGACCGGACAGAAACGAAAGCGCACTACGAGAGGGTCAGATGCAGCGCTGAAGAAGCAGGAAAGTGAGCGATCCGGACCCAAAGGTTACCTCGCAGAGTACGGCGAGTACGTACCTCCACCCAGGCAGGCCAAGAAACAGAAGGACGTTCAGGTGCCTGCCATACACGAC CGTCACAAGCCTACTAACAAGATTGACGATGAGGATGGCCATTACATCGTGCAAGAGAACAGCAGACTTGGCGAACGATACAGTCTCATATCATTACTCGGCCAAGGTACCTTTGGCAAAGTTGTGCGTGCAGTCGACATCAAGACGCGGAAGGAGGTAGCAGTCAAGATCATCCGAGCAGTGCCCAAG TACCGCGATGCTAGTCGCATCGAGCTACGAGTCCTGCAGACCTTGCGTGCTGCCGATGAACACAACCGAAATCGATGCATTCAACTACGAGACTGCTTCGACTGGCGAGGGCACATCTGCATCGTGACACCTCTGCTTGGATTATCGGTCTTCGACTTCCTTAAGAGCGGCGGCTTCGTGCCTTTTCCAGGCTCACATATTCAGGCATTTGCACGACAGCTGCTTGGCTCTATCGCATTCCTGCACGACCTCAACCTCATTCACACCGACTTGAAACCAGAGAATATTCTACTGCTCAACCATACGTACCAGACGTTCACCTACAACCGCAACATCCCATCGTCAAGTACTTTGACCTCGAGGTCAGCGAAGTTCAGGAGGGTCCTGCTTAGCCCTCAGATCAACCTCATCGACTTTGGTAGTGCTACGTTCGACGACGAGTATCACTCCTCTGTCGTCAGTACGCGGCATTATCGCGCACCAGAGATCATACTGGGCATTG GTTGGTCACACCCGATTGACCTCTGGTCACTCGGCTGTATCCTAGTCGAGTGCTGGACTGGAGATGCGCTCTTCCAAACTCACGACTGCTGCGAACACCTCGGCATGATGGAAGCTGTCACTGGCAAGTCAATTGATCGTCACCTCATCCGAGAAGTATCGAAAGTCTCGAAACGAAACGATCGTAACTCGGCAGCCCGCTTCTTTAAAAACGGACAACTCAACTATCCCCTCCCTGACACCCCGCGCCAATCTAGGAAATTCGTGCGAGGGATGAAACGGTTGGAGGACATTATACCTCAGACAACACCGTTCAACAAGCTCTTTTTGGACCTGTTACGGAAAATTTTCGTGTATGATCCGAAGAAGAGGATCACGGCGAGAGAGGCGTTGAATCACGATTGGTTCAAGGAGTTGGTTGAGGATGATGGAACGGAAGCGACGAGGATACGAATCGAGAGGGAGAGGCTAGCGGACGCGAATGAGAGGGGCAGAGGTAGCCGGTAG
- a CDS encoding PAN2-PAN3 deadenylation complex subunit PAN3, whose translation MSTMSGGSMRIASNAGRQRYENRAPINSVLCRNGPQCRKHLEGTCNYNHDFGSGAPNGLNVPKKSLNVESPSFTPKPMNVQPAKIGISPKAASAAAFTPRGSGKALCGDVKIMLTYCTTGSVTPAAASHSKEHSGDFNPQMTFQPSQQFQEFILSQSFLASSQVDHAPQLQQQLGTFGDPFLTHQSIEAAQLNPYAQQAPALGGQPFFQDASSYKHPLNYHLYASIGPRRENLMPHQRSTADFFLPDNLREELQQKSEATLQTFANSTLPMNVEYFHSLVALDSNNTGSKTTFGYPSWIYKADSSRDGHVYALRRIAGFRLTDEACIRTINHWKRISNSSIVQIHDAFTGRWFNDSSLIIVTDYHPKSQTLAEKHFSTGRTIGKASAQVTQEGEIWGYIVQMASAMKTIHDASLAAQTITPSKVLLTSKNRVRLGACGILDILHHGQDRDLGDLQRNDLRDLGRLILGVATRNVAAHQNILKALEQVSRSYSERLRSCIAWLLIPPVAVDATGSSAPQSAPEYNIAALLTSISDKVLTAFDSVLHLEDDLTSNLMRELENGRLARLLAKLNVILERPDTGSTPNATTNPALLNQPGSAWSETGERYYLKLFRDFVFHQVDPEGRPVLDLGHIVTCLNKLDAGIDEKIQLISRDEQSMFIVSYKEVKRGFEAAWAEISKASNPSRR comes from the exons ATGTCAACTATGTCTGGTGGATCAATGCGCATTGCAAGCAATGCTGGACGGCAACGCTACGAAAACCGTGCGCCCATCAATTCTGTACTCTGTAGAAATGGGCCACAGTGTAGGAAGCATCTGGAAG GCACCTGCAACTACAACCACGATTTTGGCTCCGGCGCGCCCAATGGCCTCAACGT GCCGAAGAAGTCTCTCAACGTTGAGTCACCGTCTTTCACGCCTAAGCCTATGAATGTTCAGCCTGCGAAAATTGGCATATCGCCAAAAGCCGCCTCTGCCGCTGCATTCACTCCTCGTGGATCTGGTAAGGCGTTGTGTGGCGATGTCAAAATAATGCTGACTTATTGCACAACAGGTTCTGTCACACCAGCTGCCGCGTCGCATTCGAAAGAACACTCAGGGGATTTCAACCCACAAATGACGTTCCAACCATCACAGCAATTCCAGGAGTTCATCCTAAGCCAATCGTTCTTAGCATCTTCGCAG GTTGACCATGCGCCCCAGCTTCAACAGCAACTTGGCACTTTTGGCGATCCTTTCCTCACACACCAAAGCATAGAAGCGGCCCAGCTCAATCCTTATGCGCAACAAGCACCTGCTCTTGGAGGCCAGCCGTTCTTCCAAGATGCCTCTAGCTATAAACATCCTCTCAATTACCATCTCTACGCCTCCATCGGTCCCCGGCGGGAGAATCTGATGCCTCATCAGCGTAGCACAGCAGACTTCTTCCTGCCCGACAACCTGCGAGAAGAGTTGCAACAAAAGTCGGAAGCGACTCTGCAGACATTCGCGAATAGTACTCTGCCTATGAATGTGGAGTACTTCCACTCCCTTGTCGCACTTGACTCGAACAATACAGGGAGCAAGACTACATTTGGCTACCCGAGCTGGATCTATAAGGCGGATTCCAGCCGCGATGGACATGTATACGCTCTTCGGCGGATTGCAGGCTTCAGGTTGACTGATGAGGCTTGCATACGGACAATCAACCACTGGAAGCGAATTTCAAACAGCAGCATTGTGCAAATACATGATGCTTTTACCGGCAGATGGTTCAACGACAGTTCCTTGATCATTGTCACAGACTACCATCCGAAATCCCAGACATTGGCCGAGAAACATTTCTCGACAGGTAGAACCATCGGCAAAGCAAGTGCGCAAGTGACACAGGAAGGCGAAATCTGGGGCTACATTGTACAGATGGCTAGTGCCATGAAGACGATACATGATGCAAGCTTGGCGGCACAGACCATAACGCCGTCAAAGGTTCTGCTGACATCTAAGAATCGCGTGCGCCTGGGAGCGTGTGGCATCCTTGACATTTTACACCACGGCCAGGACCGTGATCTGGGCGACCTACAGAGAAACGACCTTCGAGATCTAGGTCGTCTGATTCTGGGGGTTGCCACTCGTAACGTGGCCGCTCATCAGAACATACTGAAGGCATTGGAGCAGGTCAGCCGATCGTACAGCGAACGCCTTCGCTCATGTATCGCTTGGCTGCTTATACCTCCAGTAGCAGTTGATGCCACGGGAAGCTCAGCCCCACAATCAGCACCGGAATACAACATCGCTGCGTTACTTACAAGTATCAGCGACAAGGTCTTGACGGCGTTTGACAGCGTGCTGCACCTCGAGGATGATCTCACATCAAACCTAATGCGGGAGCTCGAGAACGGTCGCCTGGCGAGACTACTGGCGAAGCTCAACGTTATACTTGAGCGTCCGGATACCGGCAGTACTCCCAATGCAACGACGAACCCGGCACTCCTCAACCAGCCCGGGTCAGCGTGGTCAGAGACCGGCGAGAGATACTACTTGAAGCTCTTCCGCGACTTTGTCTTTCACCAAGTGGACCCTGAAGGTCGGCCAGTGCTTGACTTAGGGCATATCGTCACATGCCTGAACAAACTGGACGCTGGGATTGATGAGAAGATACAACTCATCAGCCGCGATGAGCAGAGCATGTTCATCGTGAGCTACAAGGAGGTGAAGAGAGGATTTGAGGCTGCATGGGCGGAGATCAGTAAAGCGAGTAACCCAAGTCGACGTTAG
- a CDS encoding FAS-associated factor 2-B, with protein sequence MAGSPTDLTALTEEQQLALQQFTSVTDQELDAALPLLQRCQWNAQIAITRFFDGDAETVDPAAEAARAPPPQDTRRAETLMDSIPNRSSTSRSRASGLEPAPRVVPTPENQLTQQLPFPFSLILLPFNLTYVLFQRLLGTVGYFFPVIPRLLARFWSGRASRPSRDASRRPLGPRDTAARFIREFEEENGGTHGTLPFHEGGYAQAFDLAKRHLKYLLVVLLSPEHDDNTLFVRETLLSPEFKTFANDDNNNIVLWAGTVQDAEAYQVSTALNVTRFPYAALIVHTPSVSSTAMSKVATSSGPIAAQDLITKLRTAMQAQSAELDRVRRQRSEQAQTRNLRQEQESAYERSLAQDREKARRRKEEEAQKEKAEREERERSEQKENKARNLAQWRRRRAQSIHAEPGADVKDAVRISLRMPSGERVIRKFRPDAELEELYAFVECYDQLEEVSEKEVAAPTGYQHTYKFQLVSPMPREVYDLEKGGSIRDRIGRSGNLIVEKILGEDDEGDEEDE encoded by the coding sequence ATGGCTGGCTCTCCAACAGACTTGACTGCGCTCACAGAAGAGCAACAGCTTGCCCTTCAACAGTTCACCTCCGTCACCGACCAAGAGCTCGATGCAGCGCTACCTCTCCTCCAGCGATGCCAATGGAACGCGCAAATAGCCATCACGAGATTCTTCGACGGTGATGCAGAGACGGTCGACCCAGCTGCTGAGGCTGCACGTGCGCCCCCGCCACAAGACACGCGGCGAGCAGAGACGCTCATGGACAGCATACCGAACAGATCGTCCACATCACGAAGCAGAGCATCCGGGCTTGAGCCTGCGCCGAGAGTTGTCCCAACTCCAGAGAACCAACTCACTCAGCAACTACCTTTCCCATTCTCCCTCATACTATTACCCTTCAACCTCACATACGTCCTCTTCCAGCGACTTCTAGGCACAGTCGGCTACTTCTTCCCGGTCATACCGCGGTTATTAGCTCGCTTCTGGTCAGGCAGGGCATCGCGACCTTCAAGAGATGCATCGAGGAGACCGTTGGGGCCGAGGGACACAGCAGCGCGATTCATCAGGGAGTTCGAGGAGGAGAATGGAGGGACACATGGGACATTACCTTTCCACGAAGGGGGCTACGCGCAAGCCTTCGATCTGGCCAAGCGGCATCTAAAGTACTTGCTTGTGGTCTTGTTGTCGCCTGAACATGATGACAATACGCTCTTTGTCCGCGAGACACTGCTCTCGCCGGAGTTCAAGACGTTTGCCAACGACGACAACAACAACATTGTACTATGGGCAGGCACTGTTCAGGATGCTGAGGCATACCAAGTCAGCACAGCTCTCAATGTAACCAGGTTCCCTTATGCGGCATTGATTGTGCATACACCTTCGGTATCGTCAACGGCTATGTCGAAGGTAGCGACCTCATCTGGACCCATAGCAGCGCAGGACCTAATAACGAAGCTTCGAACAGCTATGCAGGCTCAGAGCGCAGAACTGGACAGAGTCAGAAGGCAACGTTCAGAACAGGCGCAGACAAGGAACCTAAGGCAGGAGCAGGAAAGTGCCTATGAGCGGTCACTAGCACAAGACAGAGAGAAAGCAAGACGGCGGAAGGAGGAAGAAGCGCAAAAGGAAAAGGCCGAGCGCGAGGAGCGCGAGAGATCCGAGCAGAAAGAGAATAAGGCACGCAATCTGGCGCAATGGAGGAGACGGCGGGCGCAGAGTATACACGCAGAGCCCGGTGCAGACGTCAAGGATGCAGTCCGGATCAGCTTACGAATGCCTTCTGGTGAGAGGGTGATACGAAAGTTCAGACCTGATGCCGAGCTGGAAGAACTCTACGCTTTTGTGGAGTGCTATGACCAGCTTGAGGAAGTGTCCGAGAAGGAGGTGGCAGCACCTACAGGCTATCAGCACACATACAAGTTCCAGCTCGTGTCGCCAATGCCAAGGGAGGTGTATGACCTAGAGAAAGGTGGCAGCATACGGGATAGAATTGGCAGGAGCGGCAACCTCATTGTTGAGAAGATACTTGGCGAGGATGACGAAGGAGACGAAGAAGATGAATGA